The stretch of DNA ATCGAGCTCCTCGAGGCGGTACGCCTGCGCGACCCCGACGTCGTCTACCAGCAGTACCCGCACGAGCTCTCCGGCGGCATGCTGCAACGGGTCCTCATCGCCGCCGCGATCGCCGCCGACCCGCAGCTGCTCATCGCCGACGAGGCCACCACGGCGCTCGATGTCACGGTGCAGGCCGAGATCCTGGACCTCCTCACCGACCTGCGGGAACGCACCGGGCTCGCCCTCATCGTCGTCTCGCACGACCTCGCCGTCGTCGCGCAGCTCTGCGACGAGGTCCTGGTGATGCGGGCCGGGGAGGTCGTCGAGCAGGGCACCGCCGCCGACATCCTCTACGACCCGCAGCACGACTACACCAGGCTGCTCATCGCCGAGCACCGGCAGTACGGCCTGAACCGCTTCCTGCTGGAGGACGACCCGCGCGACGAGCTCGTGCCGTTGAAGGAGCTGAACCATGTCGGCTGACGTCCTGTCGGTGACCGATCTGGAGGTGCACTACCGCCGCCGCCACGGCCGCCTGCACGCGCTGCGCGGGGTGTCGCTGTCGGTGGCGCCCGGCGAGACCGTCGGGATCATCGGCGAGACCGGTTCCGGCAAGTCCACCCTCGCCCGCGCCGTCCTCGGCCTGGTCCGCCCGTCGGCGGGCCGGATCGTGGTCGCCGGGGAAGACATCACCGGCTACTCGTCCCGGCAGTGGCGAACGCTGCGCCGTCGAGGGGTCCTGCAGTACGTCTTCCAGGACCCGCTGCGCAGCCTCGACCCGGACCTCACGATCGAGGAGTCGCTGATCGAGCCGCTGCTCATCCAGGGCCGGTCGCGTACGGAGGCGGTCGAGCGGGCCCGGGCCTACATCGCCCGGGTGCACCTGGACGAGTCGCTGCTGACCCGGCTGCCCGGCGAGCTCTCCGGCGGCCAGCGGCAGCGCGTCGCCGTCGCCCGGGCGCTCGTCACCGACCCGGCGCTGGTCATCCTCGACGAGCCGGTGAGCGCCCTGGACTCCGCCAACCGGGTCCAGGCCCTGGAGTTCCTCAAGGAGCTGCGGGACTCCGGTGCCGCGCTCGTCTTCATCTCGCACGACCTCGGCTCGGTCGCCGGCATCGCCGACCGGATCGCCGTGCTCTACCAGGGCGAGATCGTCGAGGTGGGCACCGCGCGCGAGGTGATCACGGCGCCT from Allocatelliglobosispora scoriae encodes:
- a CDS encoding ABC transporter ATP-binding protein, which gives rise to MSADVLSVTDLEVHYRRRHGRLHALRGVSLSVAPGETVGIIGETGSGKSTLARAVLGLVRPSAGRIVVAGEDITGYSSRQWRTLRRRGVLQYVFQDPLRSLDPDLTIEESLIEPLLIQGRSRTEAVERARAYIARVHLDESLLTRLPGELSGGQRQRVAVARALVTDPALVILDEPVSALDSANRVQALEFLKELRDSGAALVFISHDLGSVAGIADRIAVLYQGEIVEVGTAREVITAPRHAYTRLLVSSAPTLRTADADRARRDALRDLLHI
- a CDS encoding ABC transporter ATP-binding protein; the protein is MALLRLRNVRVHDAVGDRDVVHSVSFELAPGRVVGIVGESGSGKTLTCRAVLGILPEHFTVAGGSIELAGRDTATLTPREWTDLRGSVVSAVFQDPASYLNPSIRVGAQIAEVVRVKKGAGRREARRRAIELLEAVRLRDPDVVYQQYPHELSGGMLQRVLIAAAIAADPQLLIADEATTALDVTVQAEILDLLTDLRERTGLALIVVSHDLAVVAQLCDEVLVMRAGEVVEQGTAADILYDPQHDYTRLLIAEHRQYGLNRFLLEDDPRDELVPLKELNHVG